The Geothrix oryzae DNA window GGGCACGACGGCCACGGGGCGGCCGCTGTCGATGCCGCTCCAGGTCGCGTCCACGAGGTTGGAGGTGGGGCCGAGGTTGGTCCAGGAGAAGCCGCCGGTGCCGCTGGGGGCGGGCAGGATGGCCGCCAGGGCGCGGTCGGTGCCGGCCTTGGGCAGGAGGTGGCCCCACTTCCGGATTTCCTCGGCGGCGGTGCGGTTCTTGAAATCCATGTAGTCGGGCGTGAGCTTGCCGCCGAACCAGTAGAGGTCCCAGTCGCGGCGGAGGTCGGCGCGATCGTGGCCGCTGAGGGCATCCGGCCCCACCCGGGCCGGGAGCGACCGGCGGCGGAGCACCGGGTTGGTGGGTGCCTGGGCCTCCAGGCCGCAGGCCACCACCAAGGCCAGAGAGGTGAGGACTCGAGTCATCGGCATGCCCATGGGGCGCTCCAAAAATGAGAATCCCGGCGAGGCGGGGAAGGGCTTCGGGGGGGTCCCCAACTATACGCTTCGAGGGGGGTTCTGATCGTCTGACTTTTCCTTAATGAAGGCCCCGGGAGCCGAGGGAATCTGGCCCCTTCCCAACCCCTTCATTGACCCCTCCGGCCCAGGCATCTAGGCTGAAAGGTTTGAGCCTGCTGACGCCGTGATCGCCCTCCGACCCGACAATCCCCTGATCGTCCAGAGCGATCGCACCCTGCTGCTCGAGGTGGCGCACCCTGATTTCGAGCAGGTGCGCGACGAGCTGGCCCGTTTCGCGGAACTGGTGAAGAGCCCCGAGCACATCCACACCTACCGCATCACGCCCCTGAGTCTCTGGAACGCCTCGGCTTCGGGCGTGGCCTGCGCGGACATCCTCGAGACCTTGAACACCTGGTCCAAATACCCGGTGCCGCAGAACCTGCTGCAGGAGATCGAGGACCACGGCACGCGCTACGGCAAGTTGCGCCTGGTGGCCAAGGGCGACCGGCTGGCGCTGGAAATGGATGACCGGGGCCTCTTCTGGGAACTCGAGAACCAGAAGTCCCTGTTCGGCCTGCTGGCGGAGCCCTATCCGGACGAGAAGGGCATCTTCCTGCACACGGGGATGCGCGGCGAGGTGAAGCTGCAGCTCATCCGCCTGGGCCACCCCGTCCAGGACATGGCCGGCTACAAGCCCGGCGACCCGCTCCCCTTCGAGCTGTCGCCCATCACCAAGCAGAATGGCAAGCCCTTCGGCCTGCGCCACTACCAGCAGGCCGCGGTGGATGTCTTCCACGCGGGCGGAGGGCCCGACGGTGGTGCGGGCGTGCTGGTGCTGCCCTGCGGCGCGGGGAAGACGGTCATCGGCATCGGCTGCATGGGCAGCCTGCAGACGCACACCCTGGTGCTCACCACCAACGGCACCGCCGTGAAGCAGTGGAAGCAGGAGCTGCTGGACAAGACTACGCTCACCGAAGACCAGGTGGGCCTCTACACGGGCGACACCAAGGAGATCAAGCCCGTCACCATCGCCACCTACCAGATCCTCACCTACCGCCGGAGCAAGACGGGGCCCTTCGAGCACTTCAAGCTCTTCGAGGCCGCCAACTGGGGGCTGGTGATCTACGACGAAGTGCACATGCTGCCCGCGCCGGTGTTCCGCGCGGTGGCCGAGCTCCAGGCCAAGCGGCGCCTGGGCCTCACGGCCACCCTGGTGCGCGAGGACGGCAAGGAAGAGGATGTCTTCAGCCTCATCGGCCCCAAGCGGGTGGATGTGCCCTGGAAGATGCTGGAGAAGGACGGCTTCATCGCCACGGCCCACTGCCTCGAAATCCGGGTTCCCCTGCCGACCGACGAGCGCATGGAGTACGCCGTGGCGGACCAGCGCCAGCGCTTCCGCATCGCCTCGGAGAACAGCCTGAAGCTGGCGGTGATGGACGAACTGCTGGCCGGGCACCCCAAGGACAACATCCTCGTCATCGGCCAGTACCTCGAGCAGCTCCGGATCATCGGGGAGCGCCTGGGGGCGCCGGTGCTCACGGGACAGACCCCCGAGAAGGAGCGCGAGGTGCTCTTCCGGCAGTTCCGCGAAGGCCAGCTGCGGGTGCTCATCGTGAGCAAGGTGGCCAATTTCGCCATCGACCTGCCCGATGCCTCCGTGGCCATCCAGGTGAGCGGCACCTTCGGCTCGCGCCAGGAGGAGGCCCAGCGCCTGGGCCGGATCCTGCGTCCCAAGGGCGAGCGCAATGTGAGCTACTTCTATTCGCTCATCAGCAGCGAAACCACCGAGCAGGAATTCGCCCGCAACCGCCAGCTGTTCCTCACGGAGCAGGGCTACCGCTACCTCATCGAAAGCCGCCGTTTCGACGACACGGGCCACCTCAACGAGCCGGCCGTCTGGAAGCGGCTGCTGGAGGAAACCGCAGGCTAGCGCCTGGGGTTTAAAGGCAGGCTAGCGCCACAGCTCCGGGTGCAGCAGCGACCGGGCGCCCAGCCACTGGTCCAGGGGCCACACGAAGAGCGCGGCAAACAGGCCTGCCAGCACATCGTCCATGACCACACCCCAGCCCCCGGGCAGGCGCTGGGCGGTGTCCACGGGGCCGGGCTTCCAGATGTCGAAGAGGCGGAAGAGTAGGAAGGGCGCCACCAGCCGGGCGGCCCACAGGCTCCAGGGCTGGGGCTGGACCGTGACCGTGAAGAGCAGCGGCGTGAGCGCGAACCAGAGGCCCGCCCACTCGTCGATCACGACGAAGGAGGGGTCCTTCTGGCCCGTCTCCGCCACGACGCGTCCCGCCGCCCAGGCGGCCAGCAGGGTGAGGGCCAGGGGGGCCGCCAGCCGGAGCCAGGGCGCCCAGGCCTGGCCGCGCAGGTTGAGCACCAGCAGCAGCCAGGCCCCCAGCCCCGCCAGGCTGCCCCAGGTACCCGGGGCCGGCCTCAGATACCCGCTGCCGAACCCCGTGGCCAACCACCAGGCGATCCGCGGCGCCTTCTTCCCTGAGGACTGAGGACCGAGGGCTGAAGCCTGTTCTTCAGACATGTCTCAGCGCCTCCACGATGCGCAGCCGGGCGGCCTTGAGGCCCGGGAACAGGGCGCTCACCTGGAGGGTCGCCTGCAGCCCCAGGGCCACGATGGCGTAGACGCCGGGGACGAAGTGGATGTTCAGTTCATAGCCGTGGCTGGTGCCGGGAGGGGCGGGCATCTGGAGGTGGAGGGCGTTGAGTCCCGCCCGCAGCAGGAGCGTGGTCGCCAGGCCGAGGGCGCTGCCCATGAAGCCCAGGAAGGCCCCCTCCCACTGGAGCAGCTTCAGCAGCTGCCCCGGCTGCAGGCCCATGGCCCGCAGGACGCCGAACTCGCGCACCCGCTCCATGACCGACATCAGCAGGGTGTTGACCGTGGCCAGCAGCACCACCAGGAACAGCACCAAGCCCATGAAGCCGAAGATGGCGAAGTAGAGCAGCTTCACCTGCCGATAGAAGGAGGCCAGCTCGAACCATGGTTTCACGGAGGTGTCCGGCAGCAGGGTTTGGATCCGCCCCTGCTCAGAAGCGGTGTCCTGGGGTCGCTTCAGCACGACGGACAGCCGCGACCGGGCCGCCCCCGCGTCCAACAGCTGCCCCGCGGTGCCCAGGCTCGCGGTGAGGACGCGATCGTTGAGTTCGCGGAGTCCCAGATCCTGGAGGCCCACGACCTCCACATCCACGGCGTTCAGCGCGCCGTCGCGGGTGGTGGACATCAGGGTGAGCGAGCTGCCCACCGAGGCGCCCAGGGCCCGCGCCAGGCCCGTGCCAAGGATCACCTCCCGGGCCGAGGGGTCGGCGGAGAGCCAGCGGGAACCGGTGCCGCCGGGGGCCGTGGCGCCGTCCTTCAGCGAATCGAGGCAGGCCATGTGCTTCGGCTCCAGCACGGGATCCACGGCCGTGCCGAGGAAGGCCACGCTCTTCGCGCCGCTGGACAGCAGGCCCATGAACTGGATGCGGGGCAGTACCTCGGCCACGGCCGGGTCCCGGCGCAGCTTCAGGGCCAGCGCCTCCCCGTCGGGCAGGGCCCGCTCCAGGCTCTGGGCCTCGTCACCCTCCAGGGCGCCGGGGGGCATGACCTGGAGGTGGCCCAGGCCCCCGCGGATGGCGGCATCGGACAGCCCCTGGAAGGTCTGGGCCATGAAGCCCCCGGCCAGGCTCAGGGCGAGGAAGCCGGCCACCACCACCATGAGCGTGAGGGCCGTGCGCCGCCGCTGGCGCAGCAGGTTGCGGAGGGCCAGGCGCGCGAGGATCACGGGCGCACCCCAGGGCCACGGGAAGGCAGGACCCGTTTTTTCTTCATGCCGCCTCCACCAGCCGCCCGTCAGCGAGGCGGTACACCCGATGGGCCCGGGCGATGACAGCGGGGTCGTGGCTGGCCACGAGGAAGGTCGCGCCTCGCTCAGCGGCGAGATCCGCCATGAGGTCCATGAGCGGCCCGCCATGGGCGTGGTCGAGGCTGGCGGTGGGTTCGTCCGCCAGCACCAGGAGCGGGTCCGGGGCCAGAGCGCGGGCGATGGCGACCCGCTGTTGCTGGCCGCCGCTCAGCTGGCCGGGGCGGTGATGCAGGCGGTCCGCGAGTCCCACGCGGTCCAGGGCGGCGGCGGCGCGGCGGCGGGCCTCGACCTCGGCGATCCCCTGGAGCTGCAGGGGCAGCATCGCATTTTCCAGGGCGGAGAGCACCGGCACCAGGTTGAAGGCCTGGAACACGAAGCCCAGGCGCCGCAGGCGGAGGTCGCAGCGCTCCCGCTCCGACAGGCTGGACACCTCCTGTCCATCCAGGAGGACGGCGCCCTCGTCAGGCTGATCCAGCAGGCCCGCCAGCTGGAGCAGGGTGGTCTTGCCGCTCCCGCTGGGCCCTGCCAGGACGGCCAGGCAGCCTTTCGGCACCGCCAGCGTCACGCCGAACACGCCGGCGCGCTCGCCGCCGAGTTCATAGGCGCGGGTCAGGTTGCGGAACTGCAGCATCCGACCAGTGTAGCCTTCCCTTTGATTCAGAACTGCATGGCCCAGGCCAGCTTGGCGAAGAGCCCCCGCTCCACCATCCGTTCGGTGGGGAGGATGGCGAGGGGATCCCGCCGCCGCTGGCCGGACCAGCCCACATAGGCGTTGGTGAAGGCATTGGGCTGCCAGCCCAGGAAGGCCTTGAGGAACTTGTCCACGCCGTCGATCTCCGACCCGTCGTACCGCACCACGAAGGCCTGGGCCTTCAGGTAGAAGAAGCGGGGCATCTGGTAGGTGGCCGTGGTGGTCAGCTTCCGGGCCCGCACGAGCCGCAGGTCGTCGGACTCGCGACTCAGCTCCGTCCTCTGGGCCGTCAGGTCGTAGCAGACATCTCCCACGGCGCCGTGGGAGCTGAAGCTGGTGGTGTGGATGCGCGCCGGGGCGCCGGTGGCCAGATCGATGGTGCGCCCCTCGATGACCCGGGCCAGCAGCTGCGCCCAGCTGAGCTTCTTCCAGCTCAGGGCCATGTTGATGTTGCGGGTGGCGTTGGAGGTCACCTCGTCATCGGCCCAGGTGCGCCCCGCGATGTCCCAGTCCACGCTCCAGGCCCAGCGGTTGGCGGTCTCCACATAGGCGCTCAGGCCCACGGCGCGATCGAAGGGATTGCCGTTCCACCAGGTGAGGCGCCGTCCGCGCAGGCTGGCGTTCGCCTGGGAGAACCGCCCGCCGTTCCAGGTGCCTTGCCATCCGAAGGACCCGGTCTGCTGGCGGTAGCCCCGGAGGTCCGTGAACCCCGAGACCAGCACGAGGCCGGGGCTGGTGGTCTGGTTGACGGCCGACGCGAACCAGTGGCGGGTGTTCCAGTCCAGTTCGGCCGAGGTGGAGGTCCCGCGCTGGGAGAGGAGGCCGCCGTCGGCCTGGGGCAGGCGCGAGGTGGCGCTCATGGCGCTGCCGATGACATGGAATTCGGAGCCCAGGTACTGATCCAGGTAGATGCCGCCGCTCTGACCGCCGATCAGTCCACCGGCGGCATCCGGCCCGCCCTGCAGGCGCTTGTCCGTGCCGAGGAAGGACAGGCCCGAACCCCGGCCGTCCAGCTGAAGGCGCAGCGCCGCCGCCGTGTCGCGGGTGGGCAGTCCGTCCACGCCCCGGGCGCCGTTGGCGCTCAGCATGAGGCCGCCATCCTCGTCCTTGGCGTGGAGCACGGTCCAGCTGGCCAGCGAGTCCTGGCCCGAGACCTTGAGGCCGTAGAGGGGGCTCTGGATGGAGCGGCTGAAGAATTGCCGCTGAGCGGAGGGCGGGGAGAGCAGATCCATGCCCTCCAGGAAAAAGGGGCGCCGCTCGGGGTAGAACACTCGAAAGCGGCTGTTGATCTGGAGCGGGTCCACATCCGCGTCGGCCGTGGCGAAGTCGGGGCGGTAGGTGCCTTCGAAGGTCAGGGCCGTGGTGGCGTAGCGGAGATCCATGCCCAGGCGGGTCTTGGACTCCGGGCGCGCGGCCGGATCGGTTTCCAGGGATTGGGTGCGGGCATGGGTGGCGAAGGGGATGAGCAGGAAGGGGGAGCCGGGCTTGTCCACCGGGGCACCGGAGACCCGGGCCATCTGGCAGATGTCGCACTGCACATCCTTGCTCATGCGGGGCCAGGAGATACCGTAGCGTCGCTCCCGGGGGATGATGCGCAGGATGCGGAAGGCCCAGTCGCCGGGGCGGCGGCGCAGGCTGCTGTAGGGGATGCGCATCTTCACGACATAGCCGTCCGGCGTCAGCACGCCGGTGGAATCCCAGAGGCAGTCGTAGGAGGCGTTCTCTCCGGTGCTGTCGGTCATGATCTCGTCGATCTGGCCGCCCAGGGGCGTCACGAAGAAGCGGGCGATGCTCTGGCCCTTGCCGGAGGGATCCAGGTCCACGCCCACGAAGTCGAAGTCGCCGTTGTTGGTGTCACGCATGTGCCGGGCGGCGTGGATCTTCGCGGGCTCCGGGTCCTTGGCCTCCACGGCCACATAGAGCGCATCGGGGCCCCAGCCCACATGGACGATGGTGGGCCAGCGGTTCTCACCCTTGTCGTCCGGCATGATCATGCCGAACTCGGTGAGGACCAGGGCCTCCTTCCAGGTGGAGAGGTCCGCATCGCGGGCCATGGAAGGCGCCTGGGCCAGCCGGGGGATGGCGAGGTGGGGCGGGTTGGGCGCCTGAGAGGCCAGGATGGGCAGGCACAGAAGGGGCAGGGCCGGAACACGCATGAAGGGATCCCCGAATCAAAGAAGGACTCGGGTGGGCCTACGAGGACTTTCGCAGGTCCGTTTAGGCACGACCTGGCTTTTCCTCTGGCGCCATGTTCAAGTGATCCCACCCCACGCCTGGACCCCCGATGACGGAAGCCCCCAGCCCCGCCGTGTCTGCCCCTGACGCCCACCGCGTCAACCGGGCCTTCGCGGGCGTGGGGGCGGGTCTGGGGCTCGCCGCGTGGTACCACCTGTTCACCTTCCCCCTGGGGCTGGCCTCCGCCCTCGTCATGAAGACGCACCTCCGCCTGGGGCTCTTCTTGGGGTTCCTGGCCCTTCTCGCGGTGGTGCCCGGGGTCCTCTGGGTGGCGACCTCCGCCTGGGGTAGGCAGTGGCGGAGGGCGCTTCCCCTGGCTGCCGTGAGCTGGGGGGTCCTGATCTGGACGGCCCTGTGCGTCCTGGCTTTCATCCCGCTGGTGGTGGGCTGGGCGCTGATCGTGGATCGACTCGTCGGCCTGCCCAGCCTTCCCAACCCCATGACCTCGGTCGGCGTGCTGGGCCTGGTGCTCGGGGCGCCCCTCTCGGAGGAAGTCCTGTGCCGGGGCTATGGCCTGGCGCGGATCCGCGAGCTCGCGGGGGATCGGCGGGCCCTGCTGTTCACGGCCCTCGTGTTCGCGCTGCTCCACGGCAGCTGGGTCAAGCTGCCGGGAACCTTCGCCCTCGGGCTCTTCCTCGGCTGGCTGGTTCTCCGCACGGGATCCCTGTGGCCCGCCTTCGTCGGCCATGCCACCAACAACGGGGCCGTCTTCGCGTTGAGCCGGTGGGGCCCCGCGGCCGCCCTCGAGGCCGGGCACGCGAGCTGGCTCCTCATTGTCATGCTCGGGGCCGGGGGCCTGGCCTGCCTCGCCTTCCTGGGATCGACCCGAGTCCGCGGGCGGATCAGCGGGTTGAGCTCCTCGCCTTGAAGGCGGTTTCGTAGGCGGCGGTGCTGGCCTCCAGGCCGCCCTCCTCGACCTCGCCGATGAGGTCGTAGGCGTGGGCCTTCACGATGCGCACCTTCTGGATGGTGTTGACCTGGGGCGCACCGTCCACCAGCAGCACATTGCCGTCGATGTCCGGGGCCTGGCCCGCGTGGCGGCCCTTGACCAGGAGGTCGGTCTCCTCATGGGCGCCCTCCACGAGCACCTCGATGACCTGGCCCACCTTCTCCTGGTTCTTCTCCCGGGCGATCTTCTGCTGCAGCTCCAGAATGCGGCGCTTGCGGGACTCCTTGGTCCGCTTGGGGATGGGGTCGCCCAGGCCGAAGGCGGAAGTCCCCTCCTCGGGGCTGTAGGTGAAGACGCCCACATGGTCGAAGCGGGCCTCCTTCACGAAGGCCTTCAGCTCCTCGAAGGCGGCGTCGTCCTCGCCGGGGAAGCCCACGATGAAGTTGGACCGGATGGCGATGCCCGGCACGATGCGGCGCACCTTCTCGAGCAGCTTCAGGAACTGGGCGCGGCTGCCGCCGCGGGCCATGGCCTTGAGGATGGCCGCGTCCGCGTGCTGCAGCGGCATGTCCAGATAGCGGGCGCAGTTCGGCGTCTCGGCGATGGCATGCAGCAGGCCGTCCGTGAGGCGGTTCGGGTAGGCGTAGTGGATGCGGAACCAGCGGAGGCCCTCCACCTGGCCCAGGGCGCGGACCAGCTTCTCCAGGGCATCGGGATCGCCGAAGTCGCGACCGTAGTCCGTGGTGTCCTGCCCCACGAGGCTGATCTCGAGGACACCCTGGGCCACGAGGTTCCGGGCCTCGGCCACGACGCTCTCGACGCTGCGGCTGCGCTGGCCACCGCGGAGCCGGGGGATGACGCAGAAGGCGCAGGCGTGGTCGCAGCCTTCACTGATCTTCAGGTAGGCGCTGGCCTTGGGCGTGGTGAGCATCCGAGGGCTCTGCTCGGTGTAGAGGTAGTCGGGGTTGGGATTCAGCTCGAAGGCGGCTCCAGCGCCGATCACCTCGGCGATCTGCTCGATGTCCCGGGTGCCCAGGCACGCGTCGATCTCCGGCATCTCAGCCATGAGCTCGTCGCGGTACCGCTCCACCAGGCAGCCGGCCACGATGAGTTTCTGGCAGGCCCCCTCCTTCTTCATGGAGGCGGCCTGGAGGATGGCCTCGACGCTCTCCTGCTTGGCGGCGTCGATGAAGCCGCAGGTGTTCACCACCAGCACCTGGGCCTCCTCCAGCACGGGGGTGATCTGGTAGCCCTTGAGCCGCAGGTGGCCCAGCATGACTTCCGAATCCACCAGGTTCTTGGGGCAGCCCAGGGACATGAAACCGACTTTGGTCAACGGACCTCCGACCACCTGCTGGTGGAACCTCATAGAATACCGCGCCCTGCCGATACCGTCAGCAGCGCGTGATAAACTCACCACCCCTCCGGAATGCCCATGAAGCTCACCCTCCAGGTAGATGGCGCCTTATACCCCGTGACGCTCACGGAAGACGGCGTGACCATCGGCCGGGGCGACCAGGCCACCATCCGCATCCAGGCCAATGCCGTGAGCCGGGTCCACGCCCGCATCTTCCTGAAGGATGGCCAGCCCCATGTGATGGACATGAAGTCCCTGAACGGCACCTCCCTCAACGGGGCGACGCTGTCCGGGCCCGAGCCGCTGCATCCCGGGGACACGGTGCTGCTCGGCGAGGCCATGGTGATGTGGGTGCCCGAGGGCGCCCCCGCCGGGCCCCCGGCGCCGGGATTGAACATGACCCTCGCTCCCAAGGCGGGCATCTCGAGGATCTCGCTCGAAGATCGGGCCTTCGACGCCTCCGGTTCGATCCTCGTGCCCCACGCCAGCCTGGAGGCCATGCTGGCCCAGGCCAGCGGCCAGCATCCGGCGGGCGAGGCCGTGACGCTGTTCCAGCGCCTGGCGAGCATGGCGGGCACCCTGCTCCGGGCCGCCGGCCTCACGGAGCTGCTGGAATCGGTGATGGGCCTGGTCACGGCCCAGATCCCCTGCCAGCGGGGCTTCATCCTCCTGGCCGATGCCGGGGGCGAGCTGGTGCCCGAGCTGGTCTGGGAAGAGCAGCCGGGGCTGCACGCCAATCCCATCAGCCGCACCATCGCCCACACCGCCATGAAGGACCGCGTGGCCATCCTCACCACGGATGCCCGCATGGACCCCCGGTTCAGCGCCGGCGAGAGCATCAAGATCCACGGCATCACCTCGGCCCTCTGCGCCCCGCTCATCGTGGAGGATCAGGCCTTCGGCGTGATCTACCTGGAAACCAGCCTCAGCAAGGGCGGCTTCAAGCGCGAGGACGAGCACCTGCTGAGCGCCATGGCCAACTTCGCCGCCGTGGGCATCCAGCGCGAGCGCGAGGCCAAGTTCCGGCAGCGCCTGGAGCGCTACCACAGCCCGGCGGTGGTGGATCAGATCCTCAAGTCCAGCCAGAACAAGGAGGCGCCGGCGCTCCAGGCCCAGCGCTGCCAGATCAGCGTGCTCTTCGCCGACATTTCGGGCTTCACGCGCATGAGCGAGGGCATGGAGCCCCTGGTGCTGGCGGGCATCCTGAACCGCACCTTCGAGGCCATGACCGACCAGATCTTCAGCCGGGGCGGCACCCTCGATAAGTACATCGGCGACGCCATCATGGCCTTCTTCGGCGCCCCCAGCCCCGATCCCGACCACGCGCGCCATGCCGTGGAGGCCGCCACGGCCATGCAGCAGATCCTGCAGGCCCTGAATGCCGCCCGGCCGGAAGGCTATCCCGAGCTGAAGATGCGCATCGGCATCAACAGCGGCGAGGCCTTCGCGGGCGACATCGGCTGCGAAAAGCGCATGGACTACACGGTGATGGGCAGCACTGTGAACCTGGCTTCGCGCCTGGAGAGCAGCGTGGCCAAGCCCGGCCAGATCGTCGTCGGCCCGCGCACGGCGGACCTGGTGGGGAGGGACCGGCTGCGCCAGCTGGAGGGCTTCGCCCTCAAGGGCATCGAACAGGAGGTGCGGCCCTTCGAGGTGCTCTGGGCGCCGGAAGGGACCGCGACCATCCCGGATCGGGGCTAGGCTTCCCGCTGACGGAAAAGGCCCCGGGACCTGGGTCCCGGGGCCTTCGTGCATTGAGTGCGGTCAGTTCCTCTGGCCGGCGGGCCAGGTCCCGAAGGCCAGGATGCAGAGGACGATGATCATGCCGATGCCCGGGATGAGGCAGAGCAGGGCCATGGCGCCGTTGTAGCCGGCCTTCTGGAAGATGCGCCAGAAGCAGAAGATGGGGAAGACCACCATCGCGAGGAGGACCACGAGCCAGACCATGCAGCCGGCGGCGGCCAGGCCCGCCAGGGCGGCGTCATTGGTGTGGGGCTGCAGGAGCCCGAGTAAAGGAAGCGCGGCCGGAATCGGCATGAATCACCTCGAGGTTGGGTTGAGGTGATTCTATGCGATCGATGTCGTGCCGCCACTACTCTTTGACGAAATCCTTCCACAGCATGGACGGCTGGATGCCCGAGTTGTGCTGGTATTTGCCCGAGTCGTAGCTGTCGTAGTCGCCGCTGACGGTGTGGTAGAAGATCTGGCAGATGCCCACGCCGGCGTAGATCCGAACGGGCTGGATGCAGCTGATCTCCAGGGTCCAGAAGCCGCAGAAGCCGATGTCGCCGAAACCGGCCGTGACATGGACGAAGAGGCCCAGCCGGCCCACGCTGCTGCGGCCCTCGAGCATGGGGACCATGCCGTGGGTCTCCGTGTACTCCAGGGTGCGCCCCAGGTAGAGCGTTCCCGGCTTCAGCAGCAGGCCCTCGGCGGGGATCTTCAGGAACTCGATGCCGTTGGGCTTGGCCATGTCGAGCTCGGTGTCGGTGTAGATGGCCAGATCCTCGCCCAGACGCAGGTTGTAGCTGTTCGGGTTGAGCTGGTCGTCGCGCCAGGGGTCGATGCGGATCCGGCCCTGGGCCCGGGCCTCGAGGATCTGACGGCCGGTGAGGATCACCGTCAGCGGTCCACTTTCAGGACTTCCGATTTCGCCAACATGTCGCTGAGGCTGGTGCGCTCATCGCCCTTGACGGCCAGCACGATGAGGTTCAGGGCGAGGATGTTGCCGATCTGGCGCAGGATCGCGGGGCCCAGGTCGAGGCGGCCCTGGGGGTTGCCTTCGGGCACCACCCGCAGCTTCATGACCTTCTTGCCGATGCTGGCGCCGTACTTCGACACGCACCAGGGCACGAAGAACCAGTAGTAGGCAAGCTGGGCGACGATGTTGAGGGGCAGCAGGATGCAGCCCACATAGGGCACGATGCCCAGGATCGTGAAGGCGATGGAGAGGAGGATCGCCGGGACCACATCGATGAGCACCGCCAGCAGGCGCGTGACCAGATCGCCCCGCTCACCCGTGGGCACGGCATCGTCGGGGATGGCCGGCAGGAGGGAGCCCAGGAAGGACTGCTCGGCCGGGCCGGCGGGCTGGCCAGTATGCGGGACGGGCCTGGGGGCGGGCGGTGGCGCCACCGGCGGGATGCCCTTGGGCGCGTTGGGGATGGGGCCGGTGATGATCTGGTCCGAGGCGGGGCCCTTCGGCGCCGGATCGCCAGCGGGCGGCTTGCCGGTATGGATGGCCGCCAGTTCGTCGGCGGACATGCGCACGGTGCCCGTGGGGACGGCCGGGACCTCGTCCCGGTTGATGGCCACGGTGGCGCCTTCGGGC harbors:
- a CDS encoding adenylate/guanylate cyclase domain-containing protein; its protein translation is MKLTLQVDGALYPVTLTEDGVTIGRGDQATIRIQANAVSRVHARIFLKDGQPHVMDMKSLNGTSLNGATLSGPEPLHPGDTVLLGEAMVMWVPEGAPAGPPAPGLNMTLAPKAGISRISLEDRAFDASGSILVPHASLEAMLAQASGQHPAGEAVTLFQRLASMAGTLLRAAGLTELLESVMGLVTAQIPCQRGFILLADAGGELVPELVWEEQPGLHANPISRTIAHTAMKDRVAILTTDARMDPRFSAGESIKIHGITSALCAPLIVEDQAFGVIYLETSLSKGGFKREDEHLLSAMANFAAVGIQREREAKFRQRLERYHSPAVVDQILKSSQNKEAPALQAQRCQISVLFADISGFTRMSEGMEPLVLAGILNRTFEAMTDQIFSRGGTLDKYIGDAIMAFFGAPSPDPDHARHAVEAATAMQQILQALNAARPEGYPELKMRIGINSGEAFAGDIGCEKRMDYTVMGSTVNLASRLESSVAKPGQIVVGPRTADLVGRDRLRQLEGFALKGIEQEVRPFEVLWAPEGTATIPDRG
- the dcd gene encoding dCTP deaminase; the protein is MILTGRQILEARAQGRIRIDPWRDDQLNPNSYNLRLGEDLAIYTDTELDMAKPNGIEFLKIPAEGLLLKPGTLYLGRTLEYTETHGMVPMLEGRSSVGRLGLFVHVTAGFGDIGFCGFWTLEISCIQPVRIYAGVGICQIFYHTVSGDYDSYDSGKYQHNSGIQPSMLWKDFVKE
- a CDS encoding FHA domain-containing protein — translated: MAKLLVHESAGIREFEIVDEEVHMGRELDNTLRLPDPSISRHHCVIRKVGGGYEVQDLQSSNGVLVNGNRVQSSPLRDGDRVTLGQVQLTFQDPRPEGATVAINRDEVPAVPTGTVRMSADELAAIHTGKPPAGDPAPKGPASDQIITGPIPNAPKGIPPVAPPPAPRPVPHTGQPAGPAEQSFLGSLLPAIPDDAVPTGERGDLVTRLLAVLIDVVPAILLSIAFTILGIVPYVGCILLPLNIVAQLAYYWFFVPWCVSKYGASIGKKVMKLRVVPEGNPQGRLDLGPAILRQIGNILALNLIVLAVKGDERTSLSDMLAKSEVLKVDR